Proteins from one Microbacterium proteolyticum genomic window:
- a CDS encoding ABC transporter substrate-binding protein, whose protein sequence is MLRRTAVATSALLLGALLFTSCTGTSTTPGPTGAPDPNATLTVGLSLEPSNLDIRRTSGAALEQALIDNVYQGLVTRNGDDGNAIVPELATDWTISPDGLTYTFTLRQGVTFHDGTAMTADDVVSSLQTAKDDATIQNSADLAGVASISSPDPTTVVVTLSQPNIDFLFALTGRAGLIFKNNDTTNFETTTNGTGPFTVSAWNTGQSLTLARNDSYWGDKAGVAEVVIDYIPDRTAAVNAAVNGDLDAALEVDPELQGQITGTGRFQIESGLTTDKGTLAFNNARAPLNDQRVREALRLAIDHQALIDTLGGGQPLYGPIPPLDPGYEDLSGSISYNPDRARELLAEAGAENLTLTLTIPSVYPSSIATFLVSSFADVGVTLKVSSVDFPTWLTNVYTNHDYDLSFVRHVEARDFGNFANPSYYFGYDNPKVQSLYAQSLATTDEQQSSDYLAEAARIVSDEDAADWLFLSTPLTAVANNVANFPKNSLNVRLPLAGVTVSSE, encoded by the coding sequence ATGCTGCGCCGAACCGCCGTCGCCACGAGCGCGCTCCTCCTCGGAGCACTCCTGTTCACCTCGTGCACCGGCACATCGACCACGCCCGGCCCGACCGGCGCGCCCGACCCGAACGCCACGCTGACCGTCGGCCTCTCCCTCGAACCGTCGAACCTCGACATCCGGCGCACCAGCGGCGCCGCCCTCGAGCAGGCGCTCATCGACAACGTCTACCAGGGCCTCGTGACCCGCAACGGCGACGACGGCAACGCCATCGTCCCCGAACTCGCCACCGACTGGACCATCTCCCCCGACGGGCTCACCTACACCTTCACGCTCCGCCAGGGCGTCACGTTCCACGACGGCACCGCGATGACCGCCGACGACGTCGTGTCCTCGCTGCAGACCGCCAAGGACGACGCCACCATCCAGAACAGCGCCGACCTGGCCGGAGTGGCATCCATCTCCTCGCCCGACCCGACCACGGTCGTCGTGACGCTCAGCCAGCCGAACATCGACTTCCTGTTCGCCCTCACGGGCCGCGCGGGTCTGATCTTCAAGAACAACGACACGACGAACTTCGAGACGACGACCAACGGGACCGGCCCCTTCACCGTGTCGGCGTGGAACACGGGCCAGAGTCTCACCCTCGCCCGCAACGACTCCTACTGGGGCGACAAGGCCGGCGTGGCCGAGGTCGTGATCGACTACATCCCCGATCGCACCGCCGCGGTCAACGCCGCCGTCAACGGCGATCTCGACGCGGCGCTCGAGGTCGATCCGGAGCTGCAGGGGCAGATCACCGGCACGGGCCGCTTCCAGATCGAGTCGGGCCTGACCACCGACAAGGGCACGCTCGCGTTCAACAACGCCCGCGCACCCCTGAACGACCAGCGCGTCCGCGAAGCGTTGCGCCTGGCGATCGACCACCAGGCGCTCATCGACACCCTCGGCGGAGGGCAGCCGCTGTACGGCCCGATCCCGCCCCTCGACCCGGGGTACGAAGACCTCTCCGGCAGCATCTCGTACAACCCCGACCGCGCGCGCGAACTCCTCGCCGAGGCCGGAGCGGAGAACCTGACCCTCACCCTCACCATCCCGAGCGTGTACCCGTCCTCGATCGCCACGTTCCTCGTATCGTCCTTCGCCGATGTGGGGGTGACGCTGAAGGTCTCGTCGGTGGACTTCCCGACCTGGCTGACGAACGTCTACACCAACCACGACTACGACCTCAGCTTCGTCCGGCACGTGGAGGCGCGCGATTTCGGCAACTTCGCCAACCCGTCGTACTACTTCGGCTACGACAACCCGAAGGTGCAGAGCCTGTACGCGCAGTCCCTCGCGACCACCGACGAGCAGCAGTCTTCCGACTACCTCGCCGAGGCCGCGCGCATCGTCTCCGACGAGGATGCCGCCGACTGGCTGTTCCTCTCGACCCCGCTCACGGCCGTCGCGAACAACGTCGCGAACTTCCCGAAGAACTCCCTCAACGTGCGCCTGCCGCTGGCCGGTGTGACGGTCTCGTCGGAGTGA
- a CDS encoding ABC transporter permease, producing the protein MSALRRLWSIGTGRFGILVVVVIALTALVSLFWTPFDPASVDARARWSDPSWPHLLGTDGNGRDILSLLMAGARTTVVVAVSAGIVASLLGLVLAALGALTTRWVRESVAVLVDILVAFPVLIIAMMISAVWGGSLAVVIWSVGIGFGVNIARVTRPELRRVLQSDFVVAGRASGLTPVQNLVRHLLPNVAPVFIVQLSWGMAVAVLAEAGLSYLGFGAPITQPSWGVLLGDLQAYISVHPLAVVWPGLAITVTVLGLNLLGDALREAADPTLAERTPRARTHLPEVVA; encoded by the coding sequence GTGAGCGCCCTGCGCCGGTTGTGGAGCATCGGCACGGGACGCTTCGGCATCCTGGTCGTCGTCGTCATCGCGCTCACGGCGCTCGTGTCGCTGTTCTGGACGCCGTTCGATCCCGCGAGCGTCGACGCCCGCGCACGCTGGAGCGACCCGTCGTGGCCGCACCTCCTCGGCACGGACGGGAACGGCCGCGACATCCTGAGCCTGCTCATGGCGGGCGCCCGCACGACCGTCGTCGTCGCCGTAAGCGCGGGGATCGTCGCCTCGCTGCTCGGGCTCGTTCTCGCGGCGCTCGGGGCCCTGACGACGCGCTGGGTGCGCGAGAGCGTCGCGGTGCTCGTCGACATCCTCGTCGCCTTCCCGGTGCTGATCATCGCCATGATGATCAGCGCGGTCTGGGGCGGCTCGCTCGCCGTCGTGATCTGGTCGGTCGGCATCGGCTTCGGCGTGAACATCGCCCGCGTGACCCGGCCGGAACTCCGGCGGGTGCTGCAGAGCGACTTCGTCGTGGCGGGTCGGGCGAGCGGCCTGACCCCCGTGCAGAACCTCGTGCGCCACCTGCTCCCCAACGTGGCGCCGGTGTTCATCGTGCAGCTGTCGTGGGGCATGGCCGTGGCGGTCCTCGCGGAGGCGGGTCTGTCGTACCTCGGGTTCGGCGCCCCGATCACGCAACCCTCTTGGGGCGTGCTCCTCGGCGATCTGCAGGCCTACATCTCCGTCCACCCCCTCGCCGTGGTGTGGCCGGGCCTGGCGATCACGGTCACGGTGCTGGGCCTGAATCTCCTCGGCGACGCGCTTCGCGAGGCCGCCGATCCCACGCTCGCCGAGCGCACCCCCCGCGCACGCACGCACCTGCCGGAGGTGGTCGCGTGA
- a CDS encoding tyrosine-protein phosphatase, protein MSSLVSGATNFRDVGGLPAGAGRSRPGVLYRSGNLVHVDDDGLRAMDDLGLRRIIDLRDDAEVHYAPSRIDGLDLEVQRVPLFLGSVESFFERDVSLGELYAELVEGSAARIVEAVRGIIDTQPVLIHCTVGKDRTGVTVAIALAAAGVDRDAVIDDYARTEGLLPAERNRQVLAGIRALHPENRHAEELATRSPAPVMRGLLERLDTEYGSPAGFLLSHGLTDAELDRLRAALIE, encoded by the coding sequence ATGAGCTCGCTCGTGTCGGGTGCGACCAACTTCCGCGATGTCGGCGGTCTGCCCGCCGGTGCCGGGCGCAGCCGCCCCGGGGTGCTCTACCGGTCGGGCAACCTCGTGCACGTCGACGACGACGGCCTGCGCGCGATGGACGACCTGGGGCTGCGCCGCATCATCGACCTCCGCGACGATGCCGAGGTGCACTACGCGCCGAGCCGCATCGACGGACTCGACCTCGAGGTGCAGCGCGTTCCGCTCTTCCTCGGGTCGGTGGAGTCGTTCTTCGAGCGCGACGTCAGCCTCGGCGAGCTGTACGCCGAACTGGTCGAGGGCTCGGCCGCGCGCATCGTCGAGGCGGTGCGGGGGATCATCGACACCCAGCCCGTCCTCATCCACTGCACCGTCGGGAAGGACCGCACGGGAGTCACCGTCGCGATCGCGCTCGCCGCAGCGGGGGTCGACCGTGACGCCGTGATCGACGACTACGCGCGCACCGAGGGGCTGCTCCCCGCCGAGCGAAACCGCCAGGTGCTCGCCGGCATCCGGGCGCTGCACCCCGAGAACCGGCACGCGGAGGAGCTCGCCACCCGCTCGCCGGCCCCCGTGATGCGCGGCCTGCTCGAACGGCTCGACACGGAGTACGGCTCGCCGGCCGGCTTCCTCCTGTCCCACGGCCTCACCGACGCTGAGCTCGATCGTCTGCGGGCGGCCCTGATCGAGTGA
- a CDS encoding ATP-binding cassette domain-containing protein — protein MSLEVDDLRIEIGGRTVVDGVSFAVPDGGRVGLIGESGSGKSLTALAVLGLLPDAATATGSIRWNGREILGLPDRELARLRGDDIGIVFQEPRTALNPIRTVGRQIGESIRIHEGVPRREALRRAVAEAERVALPDPARIVGRYPHQLSGGQRQRVAIAMALACRPQLLIADEPTTALDVTIQAGILTLLRSLVQDAGMSLIFITHDLAVLAQVATHAVVLEHGRVVEQGAVEDLLRSPSSPVTQALLRDATATLWHPEIGRDEGDAS, from the coding sequence GTGAGCCTCGAGGTCGACGATCTGCGCATCGAGATCGGCGGACGCACGGTCGTCGACGGCGTGAGCTTCGCCGTTCCCGACGGCGGCCGCGTCGGCCTCATCGGCGAATCCGGCTCGGGCAAATCGCTGACCGCCCTTGCCGTGCTCGGCCTGCTCCCGGATGCCGCGACCGCCACGGGCAGCATCCGGTGGAACGGCCGCGAGATCCTCGGACTCCCCGACCGCGAGCTCGCACGCCTGCGCGGCGACGACATCGGCATCGTCTTCCAGGAACCGCGGACCGCCCTGAACCCCATCCGAACCGTCGGTCGACAGATCGGCGAGTCCATCCGCATCCACGAGGGCGTCCCGCGACGCGAGGCGCTGCGTCGGGCCGTGGCGGAGGCGGAGCGCGTCGCCCTCCCCGACCCCGCGCGCATCGTCGGGCGCTACCCGCATCAGCTCTCGGGCGGCCAACGCCAGCGCGTGGCGATCGCGATGGCGCTCGCGTGCCGCCCGCAGCTGTTGATCGCCGATGAGCCGACCACCGCCCTCGACGTGACGATCCAGGCCGGCATCCTGACCCTCCTGCGATCCCTGGTCCAGGATGCCGGGATGTCGCTGATCTTCATCACCCACGACCTCGCGGTCCTCGCGCAGGTCGCGACGCACGCGGTGGTCCTCGAGCACGGGCGCGTCGTCGAGCAGGGTGCCGTCGAGGATCTGCTGCGCTCACCCTCCTCCCCCGTGACCCAGGCGCTGCTGCGGGACGCGACCGCGACGCTGTGGCATCCGGAGATCGGTCGCGACGAGGGGGACGCATCGTGA
- a CDS encoding ABC transporter permease, with protein sequence MIRYTLTRLGLLVLGLAVSSVLIFASLRVLPGDVALLIGGTQASPEQIAALRESLGLTRPLWQQYFDWIGGVLRGDLGTSLVTGVPVATELADKARVTVPLAAMSLTVALAIGLPFGVLSALRRGRADGTALSVGAQALAAVPVVWAGMMLVVVFAVWLGWLPPQGFPRGGWHDPSAAFRALVLPAVTIGVVEGAMLLRFVRSATLQAVGQDYVRTAAAKGLTRTRALLSHGLPNVGLSVVTVLGLQIAGIIVGAVVIEQLFTLPGIGRMLVADVSARDLPKVQGELLALTGFVLVVGFLVDLVHRFLDPRQREAA encoded by the coding sequence GTGATCCGCTACACGCTGACACGGCTGGGCCTTCTCGTTCTGGGCCTGGCCGTGTCGAGCGTGCTGATCTTCGCCTCCCTGCGTGTGCTGCCGGGTGACGTCGCCCTGCTCATCGGCGGCACGCAGGCCTCGCCGGAGCAGATCGCGGCCCTGCGCGAGAGCCTCGGGCTGACCCGACCGCTGTGGCAGCAGTATTTCGACTGGATCGGCGGGGTCCTGCGCGGCGACCTCGGCACGTCCCTGGTCACGGGCGTCCCCGTGGCGACCGAGCTGGCCGACAAGGCGCGGGTCACGGTTCCGCTGGCCGCGATGTCGCTGACGGTCGCCCTGGCGATCGGTCTGCCGTTCGGCGTGCTGTCGGCGCTCCGACGCGGTCGGGCCGACGGGACCGCGCTGAGCGTCGGGGCACAGGCCCTCGCCGCCGTCCCCGTGGTGTGGGCGGGCATGATGCTCGTCGTCGTGTTCGCCGTGTGGCTCGGTTGGCTCCCCCCGCAGGGCTTCCCGCGCGGGGGGTGGCACGATCCGTCGGCCGCGTTCCGGGCGCTCGTGCTCCCCGCCGTCACCATCGGCGTCGTCGAGGGTGCCATGCTCCTGCGATTCGTCCGGAGCGCCACCCTGCAGGCCGTGGGGCAGGACTACGTCCGCACGGCGGCCGCGAAGGGTCTCACCCGCACACGGGCGCTCCTCTCTCACGGGCTCCCCAACGTCGGCCTCTCGGTCGTCACCGTCCTGGGGCTGCAGATCGCCGGCATCATCGTCGGTGCGGTCGTGATCGAGCAGCTGTTCACCCTCCCCGGGATCGGTCGGATGCTGGTCGCCGACGTCTCCGCCCGGGACCTCCCGAAGGTCCAGGGCGAACTGCTCGCCCTCACCGGCTTCGTGCTCGTCGTCGGGTTCCTGGTCGATCTGGTGCACCGCTTCCTGGACCCCCGCCAGAGGGAGGCCGCGTGA
- a CDS encoding ABC transporter ATP-binding protein: MVNDVIVHARGLSRTYLTPRSRGFGGPERTAGLQDVDLSVRMGSAVGIIGESGSGKSTLVRLLLGLDSPTSGTVEVEGRAVDARGSARSLHWLRRSTGIVFQDPYASLDPRMSVGRIVGEPLWALGIEGDRRARVRNVLAQVGLDPDAADRFPHQFSGGQRQRIALARAIVHRPRILVGDEPLSALDVTVRAQILRLLADLRAEQQLTLVLVSHDIGVVQNVCDEVVVMKDGRVVEQGPTEKVLLQPQAAYTRQLLASVPTLPGAPA; encoded by the coding sequence ATCGTGAACGACGTGATCGTGCACGCCCGGGGCCTCTCCCGCACGTACCTGACCCCACGCTCCCGCGGGTTCGGCGGCCCCGAGCGCACCGCGGGACTGCAGGACGTCGACCTCTCGGTCCGCATGGGCTCCGCCGTCGGGATCATCGGCGAATCGGGGTCGGGGAAGTCCACGCTCGTGCGACTGCTGCTCGGGTTGGACTCGCCGACCTCCGGCACCGTCGAGGTCGAGGGACGCGCCGTCGACGCCCGCGGCTCGGCCCGGTCGCTGCACTGGCTGCGGCGCAGCACCGGGATCGTGTTCCAGGATCCGTACGCGTCGCTGGATCCGCGGATGAGCGTCGGGCGCATCGTCGGCGAGCCGCTGTGGGCGCTCGGGATCGAGGGCGACCGGCGCGCGCGGGTGCGTAACGTGCTCGCGCAGGTCGGCCTGGACCCGGATGCCGCCGACCGCTTCCCGCATCAATTCTCGGGCGGTCAGCGTCAGCGGATCGCACTGGCGCGCGCGATCGTGCACCGCCCCCGCATCCTCGTCGGCGACGAGCCGCTGTCGGCCCTCGACGTCACGGTGCGCGCGCAGATCCTGCGGCTCCTCGCCGACCTCCGCGCCGAGCAGCAGCTCACCCTCGTGCTCGTCTCGCACGACATCGGGGTCGTCCAGAACGTGTGCGACGAGGTCGTGGTCATGAAGGACGGGCGGGTCGTCGAGCAGGGACCGACCGAGAAGGTGCTCCTGCAACCCCAGGCCGCGTACACGCGGCAACTGCTGGCCTCGGTGCCGACGCTCCCCGGCGCCCCCGCTTAG
- a CDS encoding SIP domain-containing protein — translation MSTPAEHNDAACRASRHTRVQHLITADETSLAELEALLSTLPICSTGRLFVEVPDASWITPIAAPARMTVTWLDRSRRGGAPGTGRACAPGEALTRAVAGWAGEMLCCDDDATRIFLLGGYLGTAEIVDELTSRHGVEAAAIHTPERFGITTAR, via the coding sequence ATGTCCACGCCCGCCGAGCACAACGACGCCGCCTGCCGCGCCTCGCGCCACACGCGCGTGCAGCACCTCATCACGGCCGACGAGACCTCCCTCGCCGAGCTGGAGGCATTGCTGTCGACGTTGCCGATCTGCTCCACCGGACGCCTCTTCGTCGAGGTTCCCGACGCGTCGTGGATCACGCCGATCGCCGCTCCCGCCCGGATGACGGTGACGTGGCTCGACCGCTCCCGGCGCGGCGGTGCTCCCGGCACCGGTCGCGCGTGTGCGCCGGGCGAGGCCCTGACGCGCGCGGTCGCCGGGTGGGCCGGCGAGATGCTGTGCTGCGACGACGACGCCACGCGCATCTTCCTGCTGGGCGGCTACCTCGGCACCGCCGAGATCGTCGACGAACTGACCTCGCGCCACGGCGTGGAGGCGGCGGCCATCCACACGCCCGAGCGCTTCGGGATCACCACCGCCCGCTGA
- a CDS encoding alpha/beta fold hydrolase: MPETDEFSFLPAQAAAAGVDVPRVERVGLTLPDGRALSGVRWGEGSPRVTLLHGAGLNAHTWDTTLLHLGVPALALDLAGHGDSSWREDAAYVGRVLAPDVATALETWTDGPQVLVGHSLGGLTAAALAASRPDLVDTVVIVDITPGIDPSGGPAQLRAFFAGPTDWASRDELVDKALAFGLGGARPAAERGVFLNTRVRPDGRIEWKHHFAHLAAAAAAAGADTATPDAVRAVLASTGWDDIAAVRAPIVFVRADRGFVSADDADELVRRASDARVRVVPTAHNVQEEDPAGLASLLRETLAAA, from the coding sequence ATGCCCGAGACCGACGAGTTCTCCTTCCTGCCCGCTCAGGCCGCCGCCGCCGGCGTCGACGTCCCGCGCGTCGAGCGCGTCGGACTGACCCTCCCGGACGGACGCGCGCTCAGCGGCGTGCGCTGGGGCGAGGGATCCCCCCGCGTGACGCTCCTGCACGGGGCGGGGTTGAACGCCCACACCTGGGACACCACGCTGCTGCACCTGGGGGTCCCGGCGCTCGCACTCGACCTCGCCGGCCACGGGGACTCGTCGTGGCGGGAGGACGCGGCGTACGTGGGCCGAGTCCTCGCACCCGACGTCGCCACCGCTCTCGAGACGTGGACGGACGGGCCGCAGGTCCTCGTCGGGCACTCGCTGGGCGGCCTCACGGCCGCGGCCCTCGCGGCATCCCGCCCCGACCTCGTGGACACGGTCGTGATCGTCGACATCACGCCCGGGATCGACCCGAGCGGCGGCCCGGCGCAGCTGCGCGCCTTCTTCGCGGGTCCGACCGACTGGGCGAGCCGCGACGAACTGGTCGACAAGGCCCTGGCGTTCGGCCTGGGCGGCGCGCGTCCCGCCGCCGAGCGCGGGGTGTTCCTCAACACCCGGGTCCGCCCCGACGGTCGCATCGAGTGGAAGCACCACTTCGCCCACCTCGCCGCTGCCGCCGCCGCGGCGGGGGCGGACACGGCGACGCCGGATGCTGTGCGCGCGGTGCTCGCGTCGACCGGGTGGGACGACATCGCCGCCGTCCGCGCGCCGATCGTGTTCGTCCGCGCGGATCGCGGCTTCGTCAGTGCCGACGACGCGGACGAGCTCGTCCGTCGCGCCTCGGATGCGCGGGTACGGGTCGTCCCGACGGCGCACAACGTGCAGGAGGAAGACCCCGCGGGCCTCGCCTCGCTCCTGCGCGAGACCCTCGCGGCGGCGTGA
- a CDS encoding M4 family metallopeptidase, which yields MTPGIVPPFLLDRLASTDDPRLARAAAAARKTLTVPRPARHVRTRLRLSIDEGALVAEAVPAPDRVISDAGNTERLPGRRVRTEDDDPTGDRSVDEAYDGLGATFDFFWDAFARDGIDGAGGSLLATVHFGEDYDNAFWNGERMVFGDGDGDVFIGFTRSLSVIAHELGHGVTEAAGGLEYQGQSGALNESLSDVFGALAEQHALGQTADEATWLVGAGIFTDAVQGTALRSMSAPGTAYDDDVLGKDPQPGHMRDYVETSDDNGGVHINSGIPNRAFFLVATRLGGFAWERAGLVWYRTLTSGTLSPTADFAAFAAATRATAAAEYGEKSEEVDAVRAAWAGVGVAEDATA from the coding sequence ATGACCCCCGGCATCGTTCCCCCCTTCCTCCTCGATCGGCTCGCCTCGACCGACGATCCGCGCCTCGCGCGCGCGGCCGCCGCGGCGCGCAAGACCCTCACCGTTCCGCGCCCGGCGCGCCACGTCCGCACGCGCCTGCGCCTCTCGATCGACGAAGGGGCGCTCGTGGCCGAGGCCGTCCCCGCGCCCGACCGGGTGATCTCCGACGCCGGGAACACCGAACGGCTGCCCGGCCGCCGCGTCCGGACCGAAGACGACGACCCCACCGGCGACCGGTCCGTCGATGAGGCGTACGACGGGCTGGGCGCGACGTTCGACTTCTTCTGGGACGCCTTCGCGCGCGACGGCATCGACGGAGCGGGCGGTTCGCTGCTGGCGACCGTCCACTTCGGCGAGGACTACGACAACGCGTTCTGGAACGGCGAGCGCATGGTCTTCGGCGACGGCGACGGCGACGTGTTCATCGGGTTCACCCGGTCGCTCAGCGTCATCGCGCACGAGTTGGGTCACGGGGTGACCGAGGCCGCCGGGGGCCTGGAGTACCAGGGGCAGTCGGGTGCGCTGAACGAATCGCTGTCCGACGTGTTCGGTGCGTTGGCCGAACAGCACGCGCTCGGCCAGACGGCCGACGAGGCCACGTGGCTCGTCGGCGCGGGCATCTTCACGGATGCCGTCCAGGGCACGGCCCTGCGCTCGATGTCGGCGCCGGGCACCGCCTACGATGACGACGTGCTCGGCAAAGACCCGCAACCGGGTCACATGCGCGACTACGTCGAGACCTCCGACGACAACGGCGGCGTGCACATCAACTCCGGCATCCCGAACCGCGCGTTCTTCCTCGTCGCCACGCGGCTGGGCGGGTTCGCGTGGGAGCGGGCGGGACTCGTCTGGTACCGCACCCTCACCTCGGGGACTCTGTCCCCGACGGCCGACTTCGCCGCGTTCGCCGCGGCCACGCGCGCCACCGCGGCCGCGGAGTACGGTGAGAAGTCGGAGGAGGTCGACGCCGTCCGCGCCGCGTGGGCCGGGGTGGGCGTCGCAGAGGATGCCACAGCGTGA
- a CDS encoding Fe-S oxidoreductase has translation MSPLPRPPAGWRERADRAVARGRRIDRLIPPVLLDSPISRAGFWYGRTVGWVWGSLWSTGRIERRNGLWVFRGLPPWAFPRGGVCVGDCFLTGDVPPTDAVLGHEAVHVRQWRRYGFLMPLLYFLAGRDPLRNRFEIEAGLVEGNYVPRGA, from the coding sequence GTGAGCCCGCTCCCCCGCCCGCCGGCGGGCTGGCGCGAACGCGCCGACCGGGCGGTCGCCCGGGGCCGCCGGATCGACCGCCTCATCCCGCCGGTGCTCCTGGACTCGCCGATCAGCCGTGCCGGATTCTGGTACGGCCGCACGGTGGGCTGGGTGTGGGGGTCGCTGTGGAGCACGGGCCGCATCGAGCGCCGGAACGGGCTCTGGGTGTTCCGCGGGCTCCCGCCGTGGGCGTTCCCGCGCGGCGGCGTGTGCGTGGGCGACTGCTTCCTCACCGGCGACGTCCCGCCCACCGACGCCGTCCTCGGGCACGAAGCCGTCCACGTGCGCCAGTGGCGCCGCTACGGCTTCCTCATGCCGCTGCTGTACTTCCTCGCGGGCCGCGACCCGCTGCGCAACCGATTCGAGATCGAGGCCGGCCTCGTCGAGGGGAACTACGTCCCGCGCGGAGCGTGA
- a CDS encoding carboxymuconolactone decarboxylase family protein — translation MGEERRVHLSKSAPEAYAALRSFSKVVGGIAAAAGIDARLREIVQIHASQLNGCAYCVRVHVDGAVKAGVDADVIAQIATWRESGVFDERERAALELTESFTFIHEEGIADEVYDRAGGILSQDEYVALSWILVAINAFNRVAIAGRYPVPPRGSGATPGDGAPPPATAGHDHGGAA, via the coding sequence ATGGGCGAAGAACGACGCGTGCACCTGTCGAAGAGTGCTCCCGAGGCGTACGCCGCGCTGCGGTCCTTCTCGAAGGTCGTGGGCGGGATCGCGGCCGCTGCCGGGATCGATGCGCGCCTGCGCGAGATCGTGCAGATCCACGCTTCTCAGCTCAACGGCTGCGCCTACTGCGTCCGCGTGCACGTGGACGGGGCGGTCAAGGCCGGGGTCGATGCCGATGTCATCGCGCAGATCGCGACCTGGCGCGAGTCCGGCGTCTTCGACGAACGCGAGCGTGCGGCGCTGGAGCTGACCGAGTCGTTCACGTTCATCCACGAGGAGGGCATCGCCGACGAGGTCTACGACCGTGCGGGCGGCATCCTGAGCCAGGACGAGTACGTCGCCCTCAGCTGGATCCTGGTCGCCATCAACGCGTTCAACCGCGTGGCGATCGCCGGACGCTATCCGGTGCCTCCCCGCGGCTCGGGGGCGACGCCGGGCGACGGCGCCCCGCCGCCGGCCACGGCCGGACACGACCACGGAGGCGCCGCATGA
- a CDS encoding arginase family protein, with amino-acid sequence MTRFVIAPQWQGSSSSRAMQLIDGAEAIAGDLPRAATIALDAPTEAGDAQGTAVLRASALARMRERISDAVASAAPGEHAVTVGGDCGVALGAVSAVAGDDLAIVWIDAHADLNTPESSPSGAFHGMVLRAILGDGVDPLRLDPGIPSSRVVLAATRSLDAEEQRFIDEHGIRVIPASALSDPDALAEAVVSTGAARVHVHVDLDALDPSEITGVSFAEPFGAAAADVAASIRRLRERVPLAGATITEFSPSSPAAAVDDLGTILRLVGALA; translated from the coding sequence ATGACGCGTTTCGTCATCGCCCCGCAGTGGCAGGGATCGTCGTCGTCCCGCGCGATGCAACTCATCGACGGCGCCGAAGCGATCGCGGGCGACCTGCCCCGAGCGGCCACGATCGCCCTCGACGCCCCCACCGAGGCGGGCGACGCGCAGGGGACCGCGGTGCTGCGAGCGAGCGCTCTCGCGCGCATGCGCGAGCGCATCTCCGACGCCGTCGCGTCGGCGGCACCCGGCGAGCACGCCGTCACCGTCGGGGGCGACTGCGGTGTCGCGCTCGGCGCGGTGTCCGCGGTCGCCGGCGACGACCTCGCGATCGTCTGGATCGACGCGCACGCCGACCTCAACACCCCCGAGTCCTCGCCGAGCGGGGCCTTCCACGGCATGGTCCTGCGCGCGATCCTCGGCGACGGCGTCGACCCTCTCCGACTCGACCCCGGCATCCCTTCGTCCCGTGTCGTGCTCGCCGCCACCCGTTCTCTGGATGCCGAGGAGCAACGGTTCATCGACGAGCACGGCATCCGCGTGATCCCGGCATCCGCGCTATCCGATCCCGATGCCCTCGCCGAAGCGGTCGTGTCGACCGGCGCCGCGCGCGTCCACGTGCACGTCGACCTCGATGCGCTGGACCCCTCCGAGATCACGGGGGTGTCCTTCGCCGAGCCCTTCGGTGCGGCCGCAGCCGACGTCGCAGCATCCATCCGCCGGCTGCGCGAACGGGTGCCCCTCGCGGGTGCCACGATCACCGAGTTCTCGCCCTCGTCGCCCGCGGCGGCCGTCGACGACCTCGGGACGATCCTGCGCCTGGTCGGAGCGCTCGCGTGA